A section of the Pediococcus inopinatus genome encodes:
- the coaBC gene encoding bifunctional phosphopantothenoylcysteine decarboxylase/phosphopantothenate--cysteine ligase CoaBC gives MAMWKNKHITFFITGGIAVYKVVELIRTFQKAGAEIRVAMTKTAMQFVGKSTFQTISKHPVQTDLFDQTTSAAVAHVELADWTDLAIVAPATANIMSKMANGMADDFVSTTLLALSVPVIVVPAMNVHMWNNAATQRNIQTLRNDNIQVMDPDNGPLAEGYSGKGRFPSNDEIFNYIVEQTEDVDNSKLAKLRGKKVLITAGGTREYIDPVRYISNKSSGKMGYALAKVAQENGAVVTLISANVKLPIPAGIDVIQVETVEELAQAVQTQFVSTDVFIMAAAVSDYRPVHFVDHKIKKSADSANLTLELEETTDILKSLKSRRTKQIVVGFAAETNDLLNNAKKKLDSKGADIIVANDVSQSDIGFGSEDNAVTILQHNATNIKVAKANKQIIAKKVLEVIVKRLS, from the coding sequence ATGGCTATGTGGAAAAATAAACACATTACATTTTTTATAACAGGCGGAATTGCAGTTTATAAGGTTGTCGAATTAATTCGAACATTTCAAAAAGCAGGTGCAGAAATTCGAGTTGCGATGACAAAAACGGCTATGCAATTTGTGGGTAAAAGTACTTTCCAAACAATTAGTAAACACCCCGTGCAAACTGATTTATTCGACCAAACAACTTCAGCCGCCGTTGCCCATGTTGAATTGGCAGACTGGACTGATTTGGCAATCGTGGCTCCTGCAACAGCCAATATCATGAGTAAAATGGCAAATGGCATGGCTGATGATTTTGTGAGTACAACACTTTTGGCACTTTCGGTACCAGTCATAGTCGTTCCCGCAATGAATGTGCATATGTGGAATAACGCAGCCACACAGCGGAATATTCAAACGTTGCGAAATGACAATATTCAAGTTATGGATCCGGATAATGGACCGCTCGCGGAGGGCTATTCGGGAAAGGGTCGTTTTCCAAGTAATGATGAAATATTTAATTATATCGTTGAGCAAACAGAAGATGTTGATAATTCAAAATTAGCTAAGCTACGGGGGAAAAAGGTGCTTATTACAGCGGGTGGGACTCGTGAGTATATTGATCCTGTTCGCTATATTTCTAATAAATCCTCTGGTAAAATGGGGTATGCACTTGCTAAAGTTGCACAAGAAAACGGGGCAGTAGTTACCTTAATCTCCGCAAATGTAAAATTACCAATTCCGGCTGGGATTGACGTTATTCAAGTTGAAACAGTTGAAGAACTTGCACAGGCTGTTCAGACGCAGTTTGTGTCTACAGATGTATTCATAATGGCCGCAGCTGTTTCAGATTATCGTCCCGTACATTTTGTTGATCATAAAATAAAAAAATCAGCAGATTCTGCCAATTTGACGTTAGAATTGGAAGAGACAACTGATATTTTAAAAAGTTTAAAATCGCGCCGAACCAAACAAATTGTTGTGGGGTTTGCTGCCGAAACTAATGACTTACTCAATAATGCCAAGAAAAAATTGGATTCTAAAGGTGCAGATATAATTGTCGCCAATGATGTTTCCCAATCGGATATTGGGTTTGGTTCAGAAGATAATGCGGTCACCATTTTGCAACACAATGCGACCAATATTAAAGTTGCAAAGGCAAACAAGCAAATTATTGCCAAAAAGGTTTTAGAAGTTATTGTAAAACGATTGTCATAA
- the priA gene encoding primosomal protein N' gives MVQIAKVIVDVPTMQTNNPYSYFVPTQIETDIQVGMRVVVPFGNGNRKIQGFVVALETKAEEKNPLKNIESLMDLEPVLNPELIQLSSWLADTTFAFQITCLLTMLPNVMRAKYTKQLKILDPEVSSESLAKILPEDEWKDFQPDQLTPKQQSELLKLRKKNQIEIIYKVKNQAHSKQVFQIKSQLSEEEEPKIMASLRKNAVKMRNLVHYLAFHQTAIKQVEIEKELKITAATIKNAEERGWLTRKKVEQYRDPYAMNKKLTLPLQLNSEQKVALDQVTKSIKDQQSRTFLLEGVTGSGKTEVYLQTIAYALAQNKTAIMLVPEITLTPQMVSRVKGRFGKQVAVLHSGLSDGEKYDEWRRIKRHEAQVVVGARSAIFAPIENVGVIIIDEEHETSYKQDDTPRYHARNVAQWRSEYHNCPLVLGSATPSLESRARSERNVYQLLRLPDRINGHPLPKVKIVDMREELQSGANQNFSDPLLAAIKNRLNLKQQSILMLNRRGYSSFIMCRDCGFVLKCPNCDISLTLHMDNHRMKCHYCGHEEPIPKQCPNCHSEKIRYYGTGTEKVEKELQAQFPEARILRMDVDTTRRKGSHERILQKFGQQQADILLGTQMIAKGLDFPNVTLVGVLNADTALELPDFRSSERTFQLLTQVSGRAGRADKLGEVFIQTFNPDHYAIQLAKSQNYENFFRKEMYIRHQEKYPPYYYTLQITAAHKEEKVAAQKMYTVLNELKPSLSPDAIVLGPTPKPIARVKNKYYYQIVIKYKNEPQLHEAVTKILQESQADYRLGIQLSIDSEPQSFM, from the coding sequence ATGGTCCAGATTGCCAAAGTAATTGTTGATGTTCCTACAATGCAAACAAATAATCCGTATTCATATTTTGTCCCAACCCAAATTGAAACTGACATTCAGGTTGGGATGCGGGTTGTTGTGCCATTTGGCAATGGTAATCGAAAAATCCAAGGATTTGTCGTTGCACTTGAAACAAAAGCAGAAGAGAAAAACCCGCTAAAGAATATCGAAAGCTTAATGGATTTGGAGCCCGTTTTAAATCCTGAATTGATTCAGTTATCTAGTTGGTTGGCAGATACAACATTTGCTTTTCAGATTACCTGTCTTTTAACCATGTTACCTAATGTTATGCGGGCAAAGTATACAAAACAATTGAAGATCCTTGATCCTGAAGTTTCGAGTGAGAGTTTGGCAAAAATTCTCCCCGAAGATGAGTGGAAAGATTTTCAGCCTGATCAATTAACACCGAAACAACAAAGTGAGTTATTAAAACTACGAAAAAAAAATCAAATTGAAATTATTTATAAGGTTAAGAATCAAGCTCATTCTAAGCAAGTTTTTCAAATCAAGTCGCAATTAAGTGAAGAAGAAGAACCAAAAATTATGGCATCATTACGCAAAAATGCAGTCAAGATGCGTAATCTTGTTCATTATTTGGCGTTTCATCAGACTGCAATTAAGCAGGTTGAGATTGAAAAAGAATTGAAAATTACAGCTGCTACAATTAAGAATGCAGAGGAACGGGGCTGGCTTACTCGTAAAAAAGTGGAACAGTATCGAGACCCGTATGCTATGAACAAGAAGTTAACTTTACCATTGCAGTTGAATTCAGAACAAAAGGTTGCTTTAGATCAGGTAACTAAAAGCATAAAAGACCAGCAATCACGGACTTTTCTATTAGAAGGTGTTACTGGAAGTGGAAAAACAGAAGTCTATTTGCAAACAATCGCTTATGCGTTGGCGCAAAATAAAACGGCTATTATGTTGGTTCCAGAAATTACTTTGACACCGCAGATGGTTAGTCGGGTCAAGGGACGATTTGGCAAACAAGTTGCTGTTTTGCACAGTGGGTTATCAGATGGTGAAAAGTATGATGAATGGCGCAGAATCAAGCGGCATGAAGCCCAAGTAGTTGTTGGCGCGCGGTCGGCAATTTTTGCACCAATTGAAAATGTCGGAGTCATCATTATCGATGAAGAACATGAAACCAGTTATAAACAAGATGATACACCGCGTTATCACGCAAGAAATGTGGCTCAATGGCGGAGTGAATATCATAATTGTCCGTTAGTGCTTGGAAGTGCAACTCCCTCGTTGGAATCCAGAGCGCGTAGTGAGCGCAATGTTTACCAATTACTTCGTTTACCAGATCGTATCAACGGGCATCCATTACCAAAAGTAAAAATTGTGGATATGCGTGAAGAGCTACAGAGCGGCGCAAATCAAAATTTTTCTGATCCGTTGTTGGCAGCAATTAAAAATCGGTTGAATTTGAAACAACAAAGTATTCTGATGCTAAATCGGCGTGGGTATTCATCCTTCATTATGTGTCGAGACTGTGGGTTCGTTTTGAAATGTCCTAATTGTGATATTTCCTTAACCTTGCACATGGATAATCACCGGATGAAATGTCACTATTGTGGACATGAAGAGCCAATTCCAAAACAGTGCCCTAATTGTCATAGTGAAAAAATTCGTTACTATGGAACGGGGACTGAAAAAGTTGAAAAAGAGCTTCAGGCTCAATTTCCGGAAGCACGAATTTTGAGAATGGATGTTGATACTACAAGGCGGAAAGGTTCCCATGAACGAATTTTACAGAAATTTGGGCAACAACAAGCCGATATTTTGTTAGGAACACAAATGATCGCTAAGGGACTAGATTTTCCTAACGTAACCTTAGTTGGTGTTTTAAACGCAGATACGGCTTTAGAATTGCCAGATTTCAGATCTAGTGAGCGGACTTTTCAGCTTTTAACGCAAGTTAGTGGCCGGGCCGGCAGGGCTGATAAATTAGGCGAAGTTTTTATTCAAACATTTAATCCTGACCATTATGCAATTCAGCTTGCCAAATCTCAAAATTATGAAAACTTTTTCCGAAAAGAAATGTATATTCGTCATCAGGAAAAATATCCGCCGTACTATTACACGCTTCAGATCACTGCTGCTCATAAAGAAGAAAAAGTTGCGGCTCAAAAGATGTATACTGTTTTAAATGAGTTAAAACCATCTTTAAGTCCGGATGCCATTGTGCTTGGACCAACGCCGAAGCCAATTGCGAGAGTTAAAAATAAATATTATTATCAAATTGTGATTAAATATAAAAATGAACCTCAATTACATGAGGCTGTCACTAAAATTTTACAGGAATCTCAAGCTGATTATCGACTAGGAATTCAACTTTCTATCGATTCAGAACCACAATCATTTATGTAG
- the fmt gene encoding methionyl-tRNA formyltransferase, whose protein sequence is MKSIIFMGTPQFAAPILTSLVQDANYDVVAVVTQPDRRTGRKHKMTMSPVKQVAVENNIPVFQPEKISGSDEMEILINMHADLIVTAAFGQFLPMKLINSVKIAAVNVHGSLLPKYRGGAPVQYAIMNGDHETGVTLIYMVKKMDAGEMLAQRKLAIEPTDDVGTMFEKLSILGRNLLLETLPKLIAGEIKSVPQNEEDVTFSPNIKPEEEKVDFSKSAKLVDAKVRGLRPFPVSYVILNGVRTKLWQVTPLTQTTDLLPGQVVQKTKHELLIATGENGVVSLDRVQPAGKPQMDITDYLNGSQEAFYEGEQVIKL, encoded by the coding sequence ATGAAGTCAATCATATTTATGGGCACACCACAGTTTGCGGCGCCCATTTTAACAAGTTTAGTTCAGGATGCAAACTATGATGTCGTGGCAGTTGTGACACAACCCGATCGGCGAACAGGACGAAAACACAAGATGACCATGTCACCTGTGAAGCAAGTGGCAGTAGAAAACAACATTCCCGTTTTTCAACCCGAAAAAATTAGCGGTTCAGACGAAATGGAAATCTTAATTAATATGCATGCCGATTTAATTGTGACCGCAGCTTTTGGACAATTTTTACCAATGAAATTAATCAATTCTGTAAAAATTGCAGCCGTTAATGTCCACGGCTCGTTGTTGCCTAAATATCGCGGCGGTGCACCGGTACAATATGCTATTATGAATGGGGATCACGAAACTGGTGTGACGCTAATTTATATGGTTAAAAAAATGGATGCTGGCGAAATGCTAGCCCAAAGAAAATTAGCTATCGAACCGACAGATGATGTTGGGACGATGTTTGAAAAACTGAGTATTTTGGGACGTAATCTTTTACTGGAAACGTTGCCTAAATTAATTGCAGGGGAAATTAAAAGTGTGCCTCAAAATGAAGAGGATGTTACGTTTTCACCTAATATCAAGCCAGAAGAAGAAAAAGTTGATTTTTCCAAAAGTGCAAAGCTGGTTGATGCAAAAGTGCGGGGGCTTCGTCCTTTCCCAGTAAGTTATGTAATTTTAAACGGGGTACGAACAAAACTGTGGCAGGTGACACCGCTGACCCAAACAACAGATTTGTTACCAGGCCAGGTTGTTCAAAAAACAAAGCACGAACTCCTTATCGCTACTGGCGAAAATGGTGTGGTTAGTTTGGACCGTGTACAACCAGCAGGTAAACCACAAATGGATATTACTGATTACTTAAATGGTAGTCAAGAAGCATTTTATGAAGGCGAGCAGGTTATTAAACTATGA
- the rsmB gene encoding 16S rRNA (cytosine(967)-C(5))-methyltransferase RsmB, whose protein sequence is MTDKAKNPRALAVDVLLKVSKGAYSNIELKNTIGDSRLSQLDINLLTEIVYGVIQHKLTLEYDLEPFIGHKRVEDWVKQLLLSAVFQMVYLDRVPTRAIFNETIEIAKVRGHSGIRAFVTGVLHSIQREGLPELSAITDPTEFRSIKYSVAPWLIEQLDKELGEEKTDQILESINHPSRQAARVNTNETTQTEVINQLDEDGYQAEPSDIAEDGVIVTEGSIGRSPLFGNGALTIQDESAMLVAEAMQLAPGMEVLDACAAPGGKTTHIAQKIGDEGHVLALDLHPKKVGLIKQNAKRMGLDERVTAKALDARKIDSIIEDDYFDRILVDAPCSGIGLMRRKPEIRYEKTPEDSQNLHEIQLGILNAMAPKVKDNGIITYSTCTILEQENEKTISAFIELHPEFTLVPTQTTKKLKEDRFVPYLNIYPDDFGSDGFFIACLQKRA, encoded by the coding sequence ATGACAGATAAAGCAAAGAATCCACGGGCACTTGCAGTTGACGTTTTATTGAAAGTAAGCAAAGGTGCTTATTCAAATATTGAATTAAAAAATACGATTGGCGATAGTAGACTTTCGCAGCTTGACATTAATTTGTTGACAGAAATTGTGTACGGAGTTATTCAACACAAATTAACGTTAGAGTATGACTTAGAACCCTTTATAGGACATAAAAGAGTAGAAGATTGGGTTAAACAACTTTTACTTTCAGCCGTTTTTCAAATGGTCTATTTAGACCGAGTTCCTACGCGAGCAATTTTTAATGAAACAATTGAAATTGCAAAAGTCCGTGGCCATAGTGGAATTCGGGCGTTTGTGACCGGAGTTTTGCATTCAATTCAAAGAGAAGGACTTCCAGAACTAAGTGCAATTACGGATCCAACCGAGTTTCGAAGTATCAAATACAGCGTTGCGCCATGGTTAATTGAACAGCTTGATAAAGAATTAGGAGAAGAGAAGACTGATCAAATTTTGGAATCAATCAATCATCCTTCTCGACAAGCTGCTCGTGTTAATACGAATGAAACTACACAAACAGAAGTGATTAATCAACTGGATGAAGACGGCTATCAAGCAGAACCAAGTGATATAGCAGAAGATGGTGTCATTGTTACTGAAGGCAGTATTGGCCGATCACCACTTTTTGGGAACGGGGCTTTAACAATTCAAGACGAAAGTGCCATGTTAGTTGCAGAAGCAATGCAGTTAGCACCTGGTATGGAAGTGCTTGATGCCTGTGCTGCACCAGGCGGGAAAACAACCCACATTGCCCAAAAAATTGGCGACGAAGGACATGTACTTGCACTGGATCTCCATCCAAAAAAAGTGGGTTTGATCAAACAAAATGCCAAACGAATGGGACTTGACGAACGAGTTACAGCTAAAGCATTAGACGCCCGTAAAATTGATTCAATTATTGAAGATGATTACTTTGATCGTATTTTGGTTGATGCGCCATGTTCCGGAATTGGATTAATGCGCCGCAAACCAGAAATTCGTTATGAAAAGACTCCAGAAGATAGTCAAAATTTGCATGAAATTCAATTAGGAATTTTGAATGCAATGGCTCCAAAAGTTAAAGATAACGGTATAATAACTTACAGTACTTGTACCATATTAGAACAGGAAAATGAAAAAACAATTTCAGCGTTTATAGAACTTCATCCTGAGTTTACGTTGGTTCCTACACAAACGACTAAAAAATTGAAGGAAGATCGTTTTGTTCCGTATCTGAATATTTATCCGGATGATTTTGGTTCCGATGGCTTTTTCATTGCTTGTTTACAAAAGAGAGCGTGA
- a CDS encoding Stp1/IreP family PP2C-type Ser/Thr phosphatase, whose protein sequence is MKYAFQSDIGNHRDENQDYVGVFKNKQSVLFSIVADGIGGRQGGDVASEMAVSHLGYLFQNTDFDDVTNAVNWLQTEVTQENDEILETAQKYSDLNGMGTTIVVTIILKNQFIVAHLGDSRCYLFKGNELKQLTSDHSLVNELIKKGKLSPEEARNHPQKNIITKTLGISNNSDIDVHSYVWKVNDQLLLCTDGLTNMVTDQTIANVLAGPLSLEKKCLKLIELANQAGGRDNVTVLIIQAEDEVNK, encoded by the coding sequence GTGAAGTATGCATTTCAATCTGATATCGGTAACCATCGTGACGAAAACCAAGATTATGTAGGCGTTTTTAAGAATAAACAAAGCGTCTTATTTAGCATCGTTGCGGACGGAATTGGTGGTCGTCAGGGCGGGGATGTCGCTTCTGAAATGGCGGTTTCTCATTTAGGTTATTTATTCCAAAATACCGATTTTGATGATGTGACTAACGCGGTCAATTGGCTCCAAACAGAAGTTACTCAAGAAAATGATGAGATTTTAGAAACGGCACAGAAGTATTCAGATTTAAATGGGATGGGCACAACCATAGTAGTTACGATAATTTTGAAAAATCAGTTTATCGTAGCTCACTTAGGTGATAGTCGGTGCTATTTATTTAAAGGAAATGAATTAAAGCAACTGACTTCTGATCATTCATTAGTCAATGAACTGATTAAAAAAGGAAAGTTATCTCCTGAGGAAGCACGAAATCATCCTCAAAAAAATATTATTACCAAAACACTGGGCATCTCAAATAATTCGGATATCGATGTGCATTCCTATGTATGGAAAGTTAATGACCAGCTCCTTTTGTGTACGGATGGATTGACCAATATGGTGACCGATCAAACGATTGCTAATGTTTTGGCTGGTCCTTTAAGTTTAGAAAAAAAATGTTTAAAACTAATTGAATTAGCAAATCAGGCTGGTGGTCGCGATAATGTGACCGTCCTTATCATTCAAGCGGAAGATGAGGTGAATAAGTAA